Proteins from one Pontibacter korlensis genomic window:
- the lon gene encoding endopeptidase La yields MNQTLKHFLQNLLLSSASDDEGTELIPVITAEIEDDMNLMELPEELPILAVRNTVLFPGVVLPITVSRKKSVKLVRKSHAGDKVLGVVAQKNTNSDDPTAEDLYTVGTVAKILKMLVLPDGNTTIIIQGHSRFQIEEVTQEDPYLTAKVSLCEETPMDKKSKEVKALVQSLKDAAAKMLKLNPEIPQEAQVALDNIDSPSFLTHFLSSNLNVEVAQKQALLEVNDGKERGTQLLELMLREIQLLELKQEIHTKVHTDLDQQQRDYFLRQQIKVLQDELGQEGPDQEIERFRERAKNKKWPEAVALHFKREIDKLARLNPQAAEYPVAVSYLEFLLDLPWSEYTKDNFNLKRTKKILDADHYGLEKVKERILEYLAVLKLKNDMKAPILCLYGPPGVGKTSLGRSIAKALGRNYVRMSLGGVRDEAEIRGHRRTYVGAMPGKIINQIKKVGSSNPVIILDEIDKLASDFRGDPSSALLEVLDPEQNHTFMDNYLDVEYDLSKVLFIATANSLDTIQPALRDRMEIIELTGYTLEEKTEIAKRHLVPKQITEHGLEPEDVKVPKATIHKVIEDYTRESGVRNLERKIGQLVRNTAKQKAMEEEFAKSIKPEDVTKILGSEIFDKEIYQDIDTAGVVTGLAWTSVGGDILFIESILSRGKGKLTLSGQLGDVMKESAMTAISYLKAHAELLDIDYRLFDQYDLHIHFPEGAVPKDGPSAGIAIFTSIASVFTQRKVKSRLAMTGEITLRGKVLPVGGIKEKILAAKRAGITDIILCQKNKKDINEIPEQYIKGLTIHYVDRVDDVVKIALLNEKVKNPLKLTVREEKTEAES; encoded by the coding sequence ATGAACCAAACACTAAAGCATTTTCTACAAAACCTGCTTCTTAGTAGTGCTTCGGACGACGAAGGCACGGAACTTATACCTGTGATAACCGCTGAGATAGAGGATGATATGAACCTGATGGAGCTGCCTGAGGAGCTGCCGATATTAGCGGTACGCAACACAGTTCTTTTCCCGGGAGTGGTATTGCCTATTACGGTGAGCCGCAAAAAGTCTGTCAAACTGGTACGGAAGTCGCATGCAGGCGATAAAGTTCTCGGGGTGGTAGCACAAAAAAATACCAACTCCGATGATCCTACGGCCGAAGACCTCTACACTGTGGGCACTGTGGCTAAAATCCTGAAGATGCTGGTGCTGCCCGATGGCAATACAACTATCATCATACAGGGCCATAGCCGCTTTCAGATAGAGGAGGTTACTCAGGAAGATCCATACCTGACAGCAAAGGTGAGCCTGTGCGAGGAAACGCCGATGGACAAGAAGAGCAAGGAGGTAAAAGCGTTGGTGCAGTCTTTGAAAGATGCGGCTGCCAAAATGCTGAAGCTCAACCCTGAGATTCCGCAAGAGGCACAGGTAGCGCTGGATAATATTGACAGCCCAAGCTTTCTGACACACTTCCTGTCGAGCAACCTGAACGTAGAGGTAGCGCAGAAACAGGCTCTGTTGGAGGTAAATGACGGCAAGGAGCGTGGGACGCAGTTACTGGAACTCATGCTGCGCGAAATCCAGCTACTGGAGCTAAAGCAGGAAATTCATACTAAAGTACACACCGACCTGGACCAGCAACAACGCGATTACTTCCTGCGCCAGCAGATAAAGGTATTGCAGGACGAGCTAGGACAGGAGGGACCAGACCAAGAAATTGAGCGTTTTAGAGAGCGCGCTAAAAATAAAAAATGGCCAGAGGCTGTGGCCCTGCACTTCAAGCGGGAAATAGACAAACTGGCTCGCCTAAACCCACAAGCGGCAGAATATCCTGTGGCGGTAAGCTATCTGGAATTTCTGCTGGACCTGCCTTGGAGCGAGTATACCAAAGACAACTTCAACCTGAAGCGCACTAAAAAGATACTGGATGCCGACCACTACGGTCTGGAGAAGGTAAAGGAGCGTATTCTGGAGTACCTGGCTGTGCTAAAACTAAAGAACGACATGAAGGCACCTATACTTTGCCTTTATGGTCCTCCGGGAGTGGGTAAAACCTCCTTGGGACGTTCTATTGCCAAAGCCTTAGGCCGTAACTATGTGCGAATGTCATTAGGTGGTGTGCGTGATGAGGCGGAGATTCGTGGTCACCGTCGTACCTATGTGGGCGCTATGCCGGGTAAAATCATCAACCAGATCAAGAAAGTCGGTTCTTCTAACCCAGTCATCATACTGGATGAGATAGATAAGCTTGCTTCCGACTTCCGTGGCGATCCGTCTTCAGCTTTGCTGGAGGTGCTGGATCCGGAACAGAACCATACGTTTATGGATAACTATCTCGATGTGGAGTATGACCTGTCGAAGGTGTTGTTCATTGCTACAGCTAACTCACTGGATACCATACAGCCTGCCCTGCGCGATCGTATGGAGATCATTGAGCTGACTGGCTATACGCTGGAGGAGAAAACTGAGATTGCGAAGCGCCACCTGGTGCCAAAGCAGATAACAGAGCATGGGCTGGAGCCGGAAGACGTGAAGGTGCCGAAAGCAACAATACATAAGGTCATAGAAGACTATACCCGCGAGTCGGGCGTTAGAAACCTGGAGCGTAAGATAGGGCAGCTGGTGCGTAACACGGCCAAGCAAAAGGCAATGGAAGAGGAATTTGCCAAGTCCATCAAGCCAGAGGATGTTACAAAGATCTTGGGCTCTGAAATTTTTGACAAAGAGATCTACCAGGATATTGATACAGCTGGTGTGGTAACAGGCCTTGCCTGGACATCGGTAGGTGGTGATATCTTGTTCATAGAAAGTATACTAAGCCGCGGCAAAGGGAAACTGACGCTGTCCGGGCAATTAGGTGATGTGATGAAGGAGTCGGCCATGACGGCCATCTCTTACCTGAAGGCACATGCCGAGCTGTTGGATATTGACTACCGCCTGTTCGACCAGTACGACCTTCACATCCACTTCCCGGAAGGAGCTGTGCCGAAGGATGGTCCATCAGCTGGTATCGCCATCTTTACTTCTATTGCCTCAGTGTTCACGCAACGCAAGGTGAAGTCGAGGCTGGCTATGACTGGTGAGATTACGCTGCGCGGTAAAGTACTGCCTGTAGGAGGTATAAAAGAGAAGATATTGGCCGCTAAGCGTGCTGGCATCACCGATATTATACTTTGCCAGAAGAATAAGAAAGACATCAACGAAATTCCGGAGCAGTACATAAAAGGCCTTACCATCCATTATGTAGACCGTGTGGATGATGTGGTGAAAATCGCACTGCTGAACGAAAAAGTGAAAAACCCGCTGAAACTGACGGTAAGGGAAGAAAAGACCGAAGCAGAGAGCTAA
- the porQ gene encoding type IX secretion system protein PorQ — protein MRKAALILTMLLSLAVRVQAQVGGQRGFPFLELPTSAKQAALGGINVTAAGHDVNMVAANPALLNEEMDGQISLSYVGYLADIKQSHAVYAFNSEKLGRWAASINYLSYGDFVERDATGMELGTFNVNDYTLALTHSREMEAFTIGATAKMAVSSIAGNQAVGLLADAGAVFKHPEKDLTVGLAFKNVGYLVKPFDSGKRQEMPWDAQLGISYKPVHMPVRLSLTAHRLYQFDIVYLDPNAQGQLDENGNEVKEEKTLGDKIARHFVVGTEFVFSKNFQLRAGYNHLRRKELRLDGNSGGAGFSLGAMVRVRSFELNYGSAFFHPSGATHYITIATNTNTFLKKKSS, from the coding sequence GTGAGAAAAGCCGCACTTATACTTACTATGCTGTTGAGCCTGGCAGTTAGGGTGCAGGCACAGGTTGGTGGCCAGCGCGGCTTTCCGTTCCTGGAGTTGCCGACTAGCGCCAAACAGGCGGCTTTAGGTGGTATAAACGTTACGGCAGCAGGCCATGACGTAAATATGGTGGCGGCTAACCCTGCGCTGCTAAACGAGGAGATGGACGGGCAGATAAGCCTTAGCTATGTTGGCTATCTAGCCGATATTAAGCAGAGCCATGCTGTATATGCTTTCAATTCGGAGAAGCTGGGGCGCTGGGCTGCAAGTATAAATTACCTCAGCTATGGCGATTTTGTAGAGCGCGATGCCACAGGCATGGAGTTAGGTACCTTCAATGTAAACGATTATACCCTGGCCTTGACCCATTCCCGTGAAATGGAAGCTTTTACAATAGGCGCTACAGCGAAAATGGCTGTATCTAGTATAGCGGGGAATCAGGCTGTTGGCTTGTTGGCTGATGCTGGTGCAGTATTTAAGCATCCGGAGAAAGACTTAACCGTAGGATTGGCGTTTAAGAACGTGGGCTATCTGGTTAAGCCTTTTGATAGCGGAAAGCGACAAGAGATGCCATGGGATGCGCAATTGGGCATAAGCTATAAACCTGTGCATATGCCAGTGCGGCTATCGCTAACAGCGCACCGGCTTTACCAGTTCGACATCGTATACCTGGACCCCAACGCACAAGGCCAGTTGGATGAGAACGGAAACGAGGTGAAGGAGGAAAAAACGCTGGGTGATAAGATTGCCCGACATTTTGTGGTTGGTACGGAGTTCGTGTTCAGCAAGAACTTTCAGCTACGGGCTGGGTACAACCACTTGCGAAGAAAGGAGCTGCGCCTGGATGGTAATTCAGGAGGAGCCGGTTTCTCTTTAGGAGCCATGGTGCGGGTGCGGAGTTTTGAACTGAACTATGGTAGTGCCTTCTTTCATCCCTCAGGTGCCACGCATTACATCACCATTGCCACCAATACCAACACGTTCCTCAAAAAGAAGAGTAGTTAA
- the hslU gene encoding ATP-dependent protease ATPase subunit HslU, which translates to MLDNIASLTPAQIVAELDKYIIGQKDAKRNVAIALRNRWRRMNADKNIQGDIVPNNILMIGATGVGKTEIARRLAKIADAPFTKVEASKFTEVGYVGRDVESMVRDLVEQSVNMVKQKKKEEVKQKAAEVVEDIILDALIPPIQGRSTPSFSTTADPNAMPDNDYELNERTREKFREKIRNGELEDRKIEIRVQQNAMPGVGVMGPGMDEASMMNIQEMISGMMPKKTKKRKVSIAEARKILLEEEAAKLIDMDEVKEEAIFKAENSGVIFIDEIDKVASSSKKGSGPDVSREGVQRDLLPIVEGSTVNTKYGIINTDHILFIAAGAFHVAKPSDLIPELQGRFPIRVELDSLTKDDFYQILKFPKNALTKQYEALLSAEDVDLTFNDEALDEIASIAYEVNTEVENIGARRLHTVMSRLLNDILFDVPDKIGANAHIVVTREMVQEKLSGMVKNRDLSQYIL; encoded by the coding sequence ATGTTAGATAATATTGCATCGTTAACGCCAGCTCAGATTGTAGCGGAGCTGGATAAATATATCATTGGGCAGAAGGATGCCAAACGTAATGTGGCCATTGCGCTGCGTAACCGTTGGCGTCGCATGAATGCTGATAAAAACATCCAAGGGGACATTGTACCAAACAACATCCTGATGATTGGAGCCACAGGTGTGGGTAAAACAGAGATTGCACGCCGCCTGGCCAAGATTGCCGATGCGCCTTTTACCAAGGTAGAGGCCTCTAAATTTACCGAGGTTGGCTACGTGGGCCGCGACGTAGAAAGTATGGTGCGCGACCTGGTTGAGCAGTCGGTAAACATGGTGAAGCAGAAGAAAAAGGAGGAGGTGAAGCAGAAAGCAGCCGAGGTGGTAGAAGATATCATACTTGATGCGCTTATCCCGCCGATCCAGGGCCGCTCTACGCCATCGTTTTCTACTACTGCCGATCCAAATGCCATGCCGGACAACGATTATGAGCTGAACGAGCGCACCCGTGAGAAATTCCGTGAGAAGATCCGTAACGGTGAGTTGGAAGACAGAAAGATCGAGATTAGGGTACAGCAGAATGCTATGCCAGGCGTGGGTGTAATGGGCCCTGGTATGGACGAGGCTTCTATGATGAACATCCAGGAGATGATCAGCGGCATGATGCCGAAGAAGACCAAGAAGCGTAAAGTATCCATTGCGGAGGCACGTAAAATTCTTCTGGAAGAGGAGGCTGCCAAGCTGATTGATATGGATGAGGTGAAGGAGGAGGCCATTTTCAAGGCTGAAAACTCTGGTGTAATCTTTATCGACGAGATCGACAAGGTAGCAAGCTCGAGCAAGAAAGGTAGCGGACCTGATGTGAGCCGTGAGGGTGTGCAGCGCGACCTGCTGCCAATTGTGGAAGGTTCCACGGTGAACACGAAGTATGGCATCATCAACACCGACCATATTCTTTTCATAGCTGCCGGTGCGTTTCACGTGGCTAAGCCATCAGACCTGATCCCGGAGTTACAGGGCCGTTTCCCAATTCGTGTGGAGCTGGACAGCCTGACCAAAGACGATTTCTATCAGATCCTGAAGTTCCCGAAAAACGCGCTCACCAAGCAGTATGAGGCGCTACTCTCTGCCGAAGACGTGGATCTGACGTTTAACGACGAAGCGCTTGACGAGATCGCCTCCATTGCCTACGAGGTAAACACAGAAGTGGAAAACATAGGTGCGCGACGTCTGCATACGGTCATGAGCCGCCTGCTAAACGATATCCTGTTCGATGTTCCGGACAAGATTGGTGCTAATGCACATATTGTAGTCACTCGCGAGATGGTGCAGGAGAAGCTGTCTGGTATGGTGAAAAACCGTGACCTTAGTCAGTATATTCTGTAG
- a CDS encoding SDR family NAD(P)-dependent oxidoreductase, giving the protein MNIYIITGASKGIGKALAEELLKDENNLVVGVSRSSTIKHLNYRHQPLDFSDVPAVEHNLHKIFLPYKDAQKLVLINNAGVLGDIGYVGEGMPNERFEFVFDVNVIVPAMLMNTFLEVYSQHPAQKVVVNISSGAGKYPVDGWASYCASKAAIDMLSQTVQLEQDKRGTGVKVYALSPGVVDTYMQGQIRESDASRFSAVEKFKQYKENNELASPEEVGQKIANFLNNTDAYNNVVVSVRDM; this is encoded by the coding sequence TTGAACATCTACATCATCACTGGAGCCAGCAAAGGCATAGGCAAGGCACTGGCCGAAGAACTTCTGAAAGACGAGAATAACTTAGTAGTAGGCGTATCTCGCAGCAGCACGATCAAACATCTTAACTACCGCCACCAGCCACTCGATTTCTCAGATGTACCTGCCGTAGAGCACAACCTGCACAAGATTTTTCTGCCTTATAAGGATGCACAAAAGCTGGTACTAATCAACAACGCTGGTGTGCTGGGAGATATAGGCTACGTGGGAGAGGGAATGCCCAATGAGCGGTTTGAATTTGTGTTTGATGTGAATGTTATTGTTCCGGCCATGTTGATGAATACTTTTCTGGAAGTATACAGTCAGCACCCGGCGCAGAAAGTGGTGGTAAACATTAGCTCCGGTGCAGGCAAGTATCCAGTGGATGGTTGGGCAAGCTACTGTGCTTCTAAAGCCGCCATCGATATGCTTTCGCAGACGGTGCAGCTGGAGCAGGACAAACGTGGTACAGGCGTAAAAGTATATGCTTTATCACCTGGTGTGGTAGATACGTACATGCAGGGGCAAATCAGGGAAAGTGATGCTAGTCGCTTCAGTGCTGTAGAAAAATTCAAACAGTATAAGGAGAACAACGAACTTGCCTCACCCGAAGAGGTAGGTCAGAAGATCGCCAACTTTCTCAACAACACCGACGCGTATAATAATGTGGTAGTATCGGTTCGTGATATGTAA
- a CDS encoding DUF4212 domain-containing protein gives MENNRQKMHEYWRRNLRILLTLLGLWFAVSYLFGILLVDELNQFMLGGFKLGFWFAQQGSIYFFVLIIFIYVWLMNKLDREFDVDEE, from the coding sequence ATGGAAAATAACAGACAAAAGATGCATGAGTATTGGAGGCGTAACCTGCGCATCCTGCTTACGCTGCTCGGGCTCTGGTTTGCAGTATCGTACCTGTTTGGCATTCTGCTCGTGGATGAGCTCAACCAGTTTATGCTGGGTGGCTTTAAACTAGGGTTCTGGTTTGCCCAACAAGGCTCTATTTACTTCTTCGTGCTGATCATCTTCATTTATGTATGGCTGATGAACAAACTCGACAGAGAGTTTGATGTGGATGAAGAATAA
- a CDS encoding sodium:solute symporter family protein, translating to MSILAWTYLIVGITFALYIGIAIWSRAGSTKEFYVAGGGVSPLANGMATAADWMSAASFISMAGLISFMGYDGSVYLMGWTGGYVLLALLLAPYLRKFGKFTVPDFVGDRYYSRTARLVAVICAIFVSFTYVAGQMRGVGIVFSRFLEVQIETGVIIGMIIVLFYAVLGGMKGITYTQVAQYCVLIFAYMVPAIFISLMLTGNPIPQLGLGGNVEDGTPLLQKLDGMLTELGFAPYTDGTKSTIDVFFITAALMVGTAGLPHVIVRFFTVPKVKDARKSAGYALVFIAILYTTAPAIGAFGRYNMLNNISNRSTAEMPQWVQNWQKTNLISIDDKNGDGRIQYVKNPDANELTIDKDIMVLANPEIANLPNWVIALVAAGGLAAALSTAAGLLLVISTSISHDLLKRSFMPDISEKHELIAARVAATAAVVVAGYFGINPPGFVAEVVAFAFGLAAASFFPVIIMGIFSKRMNKQGAIWGMVIGLVFTLAYILYFKFINPEANLPENWWFGISPEGIGTLGMILNFIVSFAISRFTPPPPPYIQDLVEDIRIPRGAGAATVNH from the coding sequence ATGAGCATTTTAGCTTGGACATACCTGATTGTGGGCATTACGTTTGCCCTCTACATCGGCATCGCCATTTGGTCGCGGGCCGGATCTACAAAAGAATTTTATGTGGCTGGCGGCGGTGTAAGTCCGCTTGCAAACGGCATGGCCACTGCCGCCGACTGGATGAGCGCAGCCTCCTTCATCTCCATGGCTGGCCTTATCTCCTTTATGGGCTACGACGGCTCTGTATACTTGATGGGCTGGACGGGAGGCTATGTGCTGCTGGCCCTGTTGCTGGCACCCTACCTGCGCAAGTTCGGTAAGTTTACTGTTCCGGATTTTGTGGGCGACCGCTATTACTCCAGAACAGCCCGCCTGGTGGCTGTTATTTGCGCCATCTTTGTCTCGTTTACTTATGTGGCCGGGCAGATGCGGGGCGTGGGTATCGTCTTCTCTCGTTTTCTGGAAGTGCAGATCGAGACAGGTGTTATCATCGGTATGATAATCGTACTGTTCTACGCTGTGCTGGGTGGCATGAAAGGAATTACCTATACACAGGTTGCACAGTATTGCGTGCTGATTTTTGCCTACATGGTACCGGCTATCTTTATCTCTTTGATGCTTACCGGTAATCCTATTCCGCAGCTTGGCTTGGGTGGCAATGTAGAAGACGGAACCCCACTGCTGCAAAAGCTCGATGGCATGCTTACAGAGCTGGGATTTGCGCCCTACACCGACGGCACAAAATCAACCATTGACGTATTCTTTATCACGGCAGCCCTGATGGTGGGAACAGCAGGTTTGCCACACGTAATCGTGCGTTTCTTTACGGTGCCTAAAGTAAAGGATGCCCGTAAATCGGCAGGATATGCGTTGGTGTTCATTGCCATACTTTATACTACAGCTCCGGCCATCGGGGCCTTTGGGCGCTACAACATGCTCAACAACATCAGCAACCGGTCTACTGCAGAAATGCCACAGTGGGTGCAGAACTGGCAGAAGACAAACCTGATCAGCATCGACGATAAAAACGGCGACGGGCGCATACAATATGTAAAGAACCCGGATGCGAACGAGCTGACAATAGATAAAGACATTATGGTGCTGGCAAATCCGGAAATTGCTAACCTGCCAAACTGGGTTATTGCTTTGGTAGCAGCTGGTGGTTTGGCGGCAGCCTTGTCAACAGCTGCTGGTCTGCTGTTGGTAATATCTACTTCCATTTCGCACGACCTGCTTAAGAGATCTTTCATGCCTGATATCTCTGAAAAGCACGAGCTAATAGCGGCTCGTGTAGCAGCCACAGCGGCTGTGGTGGTGGCTGGGTACTTTGGCATCAATCCTCCGGGCTTTGTGGCCGAGGTAGTGGCTTTTGCCTTTGGTCTGGCAGCTGCTTCTTTCTTCCCGGTTATCATCATGGGTATCTTCTCTAAACGCATGAACAAGCAGGGGGCCATTTGGGGAATGGTGATAGGTCTGGTCTTTACGCTAGCCTACATTTTATACTTCAAGTTTATCAACCCAGAAGCTAACCTGCCTGAGAACTGGTGGTTTGGTATCTCTCCGGAAGGTATTGGTACATTGGGCATGATACTCAACTTTATAGTGTCTTTTGCCATATCAAGGTTTACCCCGCCGCCGCCACCTTACATTCAGGACCTGGTAGAGGATATCCGAATCCCGAGGGGAGCGGGTGCTGCAACGGTAAACCACTAG
- the acs gene encoding acetate--CoA ligase, translated as MRDLLKKRRVGYAFKNLKNQTNQELTLAMTNYQVKTYKEYQDAYKRSVENPEGFWADIADTFTWRKKWDKVLEWNFDEPNVKWFQGGKLNITENCLDRHLKTRGNKLALIWEPNDPKERFVRYTYRELHEKVCQFANVLKKNGAKKGDRICIYMPMIPELAIAVLACARIGAIHSVVFAGFSASAMADRINDAQCSMVLTSDGLNRGAKQIPVKRVVDEALESCTTVEKVIVVERLGWAVNMVEGRDVWYHDEVKTVSKECPAEVMDAEDMLFILYTSGSTGKPKGVVHTCGGYMVYAQYSFCNVFQYEESDIYWCTADVGWITGHTYLLYGPLLAGATTLMFEGVPTYPDNGRFWQVVDKFGVTIFYTAPTAIRALMGGDIEDVLSYSLDSLRVLGSVGEPINEEAWQWYYRHVGKGRSPLVDTWWQTETGGIMISTLAGVTPMKPSHAGLPLPGIQPILVDSDGNEIKENGVEGYLCVKFPWPSIIRTTYGDHERARLSYFSTYKGLYFTGDGAKRDENGLYRIIGRVDDVINVSGHRFGTAEIEEAINHNEHVVESAVVGYPHDVKGQGIYAFVILKDKPENEDWLRAEIVETVVEMIGKIARPDKIQIVSGLPKTRSGKIMRRILRKVAEGDTSNLGDTSTLLDPEVVEEIKEGAL; from the coding sequence ATACGCGACCTCCTTAAGAAGAGGCGCGTTGGATATGCATTTAAGAACCTTAAAAATCAAACTAACCAAGAATTAACTCTTGCCATGACGAACTATCAAGTAAAAACCTACAAGGAGTACCAGGACGCTTACAAGCGTAGCGTGGAGAATCCGGAAGGATTTTGGGCCGATATAGCCGACACCTTTACCTGGCGCAAGAAGTGGGATAAAGTACTGGAGTGGAATTTTGATGAGCCGAATGTGAAGTGGTTTCAGGGTGGAAAGCTCAACATAACTGAGAACTGCCTTGACCGCCACCTGAAAACCAGAGGTAATAAATTAGCCCTAATTTGGGAGCCTAACGACCCGAAAGAACGTTTTGTACGCTACACTTACCGTGAGTTGCACGAGAAGGTGTGCCAGTTTGCCAATGTGCTCAAGAAAAACGGAGCTAAAAAAGGAGACCGCATCTGTATCTATATGCCAATGATTCCTGAGCTGGCTATTGCAGTGTTGGCCTGTGCCCGCATTGGGGCCATCCACTCGGTAGTATTTGCCGGTTTCTCCGCTTCGGCCATGGCAGACAGAATAAACGATGCACAGTGCAGTATGGTACTCACCTCTGATGGATTGAACCGTGGTGCCAAGCAGATACCTGTGAAGCGCGTGGTGGACGAGGCGCTGGAAAGCTGCACAACGGTAGAAAAAGTAATAGTGGTAGAACGCTTGGGTTGGGCCGTGAATATGGTAGAAGGCCGCGATGTGTGGTACCACGACGAGGTGAAAACTGTTAGCAAAGAGTGTCCTGCCGAAGTGATGGATGCTGAAGACATGCTGTTTATACTTTATACTTCAGGCTCTACAGGCAAGCCGAAGGGTGTAGTGCATACCTGTGGCGGCTATATGGTGTATGCGCAGTACAGCTTCTGTAATGTGTTTCAGTACGAGGAGAGCGACATATACTGGTGTACAGCAGACGTAGGCTGGATCACGGGCCACACCTATCTGCTATATGGCCCGCTGCTGGCTGGTGCCACTACCCTAATGTTTGAGGGTGTTCCAACATACCCTGATAATGGCCGTTTCTGGCAGGTAGTAGATAAGTTTGGGGTAACTATTTTCTATACTGCTCCAACTGCCATCCGCGCCCTAATGGGTGGCGACATAGAGGATGTGCTTTCTTATAGCCTTGACTCGTTGCGGGTGCTGGGCTCAGTGGGCGAGCCTATCAATGAGGAGGCATGGCAATGGTATTACCGCCATGTTGGTAAGGGGAGAAGTCCATTGGTAGACACCTGGTGGCAAACCGAAACGGGTGGTATCATGATTTCCACGTTGGCAGGAGTAACACCTATGAAGCCAAGCCATGCAGGACTTCCTTTGCCAGGTATACAGCCTATACTTGTCGACAGCGATGGCAATGAGATAAAAGAAAACGGAGTGGAAGGTTATCTTTGTGTGAAATTTCCGTGGCCAAGCATTATCCGCACCACCTACGGCGACCACGAGCGCGCGCGCCTCAGCTACTTCTCTACTTACAAGGGCTTATACTTTACTGGTGATGGCGCCAAGCGCGACGAGAATGGCCTGTACCGTATCATTGGCCGGGTAGACGACGTTATCAACGTATCAGGCCACCGCTTCGGTACTGCCGAGATTGAAGAAGCCATCAACCACAACGAGCATGTGGTAGAATCAGCAGTAGTAGGCTATCCGCACGATGTGAAAGGCCAGGGCATCTATGCATTTGTGATCCTGAAAGATAAACCAGAAAACGAAGACTGGCTGCGGGCAGAAATTGTGGAAACGGTGGTGGAAATGATCGGAAAGATTGCACGACCAGACAAAATTCAGATCGTGAGCGGTCTGCCTAAAACGCGCTCTGGTAAAATCATGCGACGCATCCTGCGCAAAGTAGCCGAGGGTGACACTTCGAACCTGGGCGATACTTCTACACTGCTGGACCCAGAAGTAGTGGAAGAGATAAAGGAAGGCGCATTGTAA
- a CDS encoding EamA family transporter → MFETALVTLAVLLRILSNPLGNVFQKQLTSKGNHPLLVNFITYLLLSFACVFIAADVQWHALPNEFWYYSVLAGVAGALGNGFLVKALQKGDLSVLGPVNSYKSVVGIVVGIFLLGEVPNGYGVLGVALIIYGSYFVLGTTKEGFSLDLLKRAEIQYRIWAMILTAVEAVLIKKIIVASSTAVAFMSWCWFGALFSFVLLLVYRLDLKKEISMLGYADLSKYAFLIVCVGIMQLTTNYAFDHMAVGYALSLFQLSVIVSVLLGSRFFKEQEIRRKLIGSAIMIAGSVIIILLKN, encoded by the coding sequence TTGTTCGAAACCGCATTAGTAACCCTCGCCGTTCTCTTAAGAATACTGTCTAATCCCTTAGGTAATGTTTTTCAGAAGCAACTAACCTCTAAAGGAAACCACCCCTTACTCGTCAACTTTATAACATACCTGCTCTTGTCCTTCGCCTGCGTTTTTATTGCAGCAGATGTGCAGTGGCATGCTCTTCCAAATGAATTCTGGTATTACTCTGTACTGGCAGGTGTTGCAGGAGCATTAGGGAACGGCTTTTTGGTGAAGGCCCTACAGAAAGGAGATCTCTCAGTTCTTGGACCAGTCAATTCTTATAAGTCGGTTGTAGGCATTGTAGTGGGCATCTTTCTGCTTGGTGAGGTGCCAAATGGCTATGGAGTATTGGGAGTTGCCTTGATAATTTATGGGAGCTACTTTGTATTAGGTACAACGAAAGAAGGGTTCTCTTTGGACCTGCTTAAAAGAGCTGAAATCCAGTATCGAATATGGGCTATGATTTTAACAGCGGTAGAAGCTGTTCTCATCAAAAAGATAATAGTAGCTTCTTCAACTGCTGTTGCATTTATGAGTTGGTGCTGGTTCGGTGCTCTTTTCTCCTTCGTTCTGTTGCTGGTTTACCGGCTAGACTTGAAGAAAGAAATCAGTATGCTCGGCTACGCAGATCTTAGCAAATATGCGTTTCTTATTGTTTGTGTTGGTATAATGCAGCTTACAACCAACTATGCCTTTGACCACATGGCCGTTGGTTACGCACTGTCACTTTTTCAACTTTCAGTCATCGTTAGTGTACTGTTAGGCAGCAGGTTTTTTAAGGAGCAGGAAATCCGAAGAAAGCTGATTGGATCTGCCATCATGATTGCAGGATCAGTTATCATCATTCTTTTAAAGAACTAA